In a genomic window of Myxococcus fulvus:
- a CDS encoding family 3 encapsulin nanocompartment shell protein, with product MSTNEPAEQPPLSPGKVFAQAVAKEGAKASVEFSHTITEAFPGFKRRPRIAVRGLFKVVKAEGGKVKYWHETPPQSPPTVQVEDVGLRPEAAFEFHTDLATLKPTTAWIQVPPALLDDPETLATFIDFRLLVRLCTAENQALARGRGGDRVRGLLETPGITRLPARSDPVSSLLAACDRVEQMGGSADGILVNPADYYRYFVGKGGLLSDLTSMGVRIARARMVDPGQVIVGDFTAAATIFDSGRSSIRFATPPPGIFPRDGLAVCGEIHEALVVHLPTHFYVASLA from the coding sequence ATGAGCACGAACGAACCCGCGGAGCAGCCCCCGTTGTCACCGGGCAAGGTCTTCGCCCAGGCCGTCGCCAAAGAGGGCGCGAAGGCGTCGGTGGAGTTCTCGCACACCATCACCGAGGCCTTCCCGGGCTTCAAGCGTCGCCCGCGCATCGCGGTGCGTGGCCTGTTCAAGGTGGTGAAGGCCGAGGGCGGCAAGGTGAAGTACTGGCACGAGACGCCGCCCCAGTCGCCGCCCACCGTCCAGGTGGAGGACGTGGGCCTGCGCCCCGAGGCCGCCTTCGAGTTCCACACGGACCTGGCCACGCTCAAGCCCACCACGGCGTGGATCCAGGTCCCGCCCGCGCTCCTGGATGACCCGGAGACGCTGGCGACGTTCATCGACTTCCGGCTGCTGGTGCGGCTGTGCACCGCGGAGAACCAGGCGCTCGCCAGAGGGCGGGGTGGGGACCGCGTGCGGGGCCTGTTGGAGACGCCGGGAATCACCCGGCTGCCGGCGCGCTCGGACCCCGTGTCCTCGCTGCTGGCGGCGTGTGACAGGGTGGAGCAGATGGGCGGCAGCGCGGACGGCATCCTCGTCAATCCGGCGGACTACTACCGCTACTTCGTGGGCAAGGGCGGGCTCTTGTCGGACCTGACGAGCATGGGCGTGCGCATCGCCCGCGCGCGCATGGTGGACCCCGGGCAGGTCATCGTCGGGGACTTCACCGCGGCGGCGACCATCTTCGACAGCGGCCGCTCCTCCATCCGCTTCGCCACTCCGCCCCCCGGCATCTTCCCGCGCGACGGCCTGGCCGTCTGCGGAGAGATTCACGAGGCGCTCGTCGTCCACCTGCCGACGCACTTCTACGTCGCCTCGCTCGCCTGA
- the lysW gene encoding lysine biosynthesis protein LysW yields the protein MHALTKQSEATGQARCPTCSEPIEAEGRVQGEVLTCSGCDGELEVVGLNPLRLEEAPEVEEDWGE from the coding sequence ATGCATGCACTGACGAAGCAGTCGGAAGCGACCGGGCAGGCCCGCTGCCCCACGTGTTCGGAGCCCATCGAGGCCGAGGGCCGCGTGCAGGGCGAGGTGCTGACGTGCTCGGGCTGTGACGGAGAGCTGGAGGTGGTCGGCCTCAATCCGCTCCGGCTCGAGGAAGCGCCCGAAGTCGAGGAGGACTGGGGCGAGTAG